The genome window GCCCCCTTGGAAAGCGAGATCCCAAAGCTCGACTCCGACCCAGGCCACATCGCCTCCCATCAGTACGACCTCGTCTTAAACGGCGTCGAGCTTGCCTCCGGTTCCATCCGCAACCACCGGGCCGAGCTCCAGCGCAAAATCCTCTCCCTCATGGGGTTTTCCCCGGAGGAGCAGGAGGAGCAGTTCGGCCTCCTCCTCAACGCCCTCGAGTACGGGGCCCCGCCCCACGGCGGGATCGCGCTTGGCTTTGACCGCCTGGTCGCCATCCTGCGGGGAGAGGACTCCATCCGAGAGGTCATTGCATTCCCCAAGACCCAGAAGGGCGCCTGCCCCTTAAGCGAGGCCCCGTCCCCCGTCGACCCCAAGCAGCTCAAGGAGCTGCACATCAAGCTCGATCTCCCGGCTCGGCTTCCCTAATCCCAGCCGTTTGCTCGTAGGCCCTACGACCCACGTTGGGATGGGCCTATAGGCCCTCGCGCGATCGCGGTTTCCCGGCTATTTTCATAGAATCTGATTATGGGAGGAAGAATGAACAAGATAATGGCCGGAATTATGGCTCTTCTGCTTTGCAGCACCTTGAGCCCGGCTTGGGCGGACGGCCGGGACGGCAACGGCTCGGACGCTAGAACAGGCGGCTATCGCAGCCCGAGAAATAGCGATTCTGCCCTTAACCAGGAACCGCAATCTGAACCGACGCCGGAACAGAAAGATGAGAATAACCAAATCCTGCGTCTGGCCGCGGCCATGAAAATAGCTCTCGAAACCAATATTGATAAATATCCGGAAGTAAGAGACGCGACATTAAAAATGGCAAAAATGCGGTCGCTCCAGGTGGATTTCGGCAGTACATACATTGCCTTCCATGGTAAAATCCACATGGGAACGTACTCGGACCCGTACCTCTCGGTTGAGTGGGAACCATTTGAAGCGAAGGGTTTCCGCTACGTAAAAAGCGAAAACAAAGTGGTCGATGTCCCACTATGGCGCAAGCTCACGCATATCATCGCGGACAAGCACGCGCTCTTGCAACGTGCCACCTTGGAGAGTTTGTCCGACAAACGAGCCAACCGCGCCCTCAATATAGCTCTGAAATATATCCTGGCCGAATCGCGCAACAAAAAAGTGAACGCCACGGTTAAAAAAATTAATGATGAACTCACCTTCTGAATATGTTTGGTAATCGCATGACCGATCGGACCTGGGCGAGAGAGCATCCCAAGCACGCCCAAAAATGTTAAAATTACTCGCCTTCCGATTTTCGGGCGTGTAGCTCAGCTGGGAGAGCGCCTCGTTCGCAACGAGGAGGTCAGCGGTTCGATCCCGCTCACGTCCATAGTTTTAACGCGGACCGCTGACCGGCTATAAAGAAAAGGGCCAGTGCCCATCGCGTGTCCGCAGGACGCACTGGCCCTGCGGTTCGATCCCGCTCACGTCCAACTTCACGCCCACCACTACTGTCCACCGCCGTAGCCGCGCTTCAGGCGCTCCCTGAGGGCACGCAAGCCCCTTTTGAAGGACTGCTTGGCCTTGATGTGCTCCTCATGGGTAGCAGAGAAGACATGCCCCCCGGTGTTGTCGGCCACGAAGTAGACGGCGTCGGTCTCGGCGGGCCGCATGGCGGCCTTGAAAGAGTCGAGACCCGGGCTGCAGATGGGGCCGGGGGGCAAGCCGTAATGCATGTAGGTGTTGTAGGGCGACGGTGTGCGCAAGTCCTCCGTGGTGAGACCCTTCTTCCAATGCCTCAAGGCGTACTGAACGGTGGGGTCGGCCTCTAGCCTCATGCGCCTCTGCATGCGGTTCAAGTACACCGCCGCGATCATGGGCTTTTCCCGGGGCAGCACCGCCTCTCGCTCGACGATGGAGGCCAAGGTGACGAGCTGGTGGAGATTAAGCGCGGGCTTCGGCTCCGCGGCCTCGAAATGCCTCAAGATCTGGCTCTTGAACTCCTGGTGCATCCTTTGCGCCGCGGCGGCCGCGGCGGTCCCGGGCTCGAAGGAGTAGGTGGCCGGGAATAGGTAGCCTTCCAGGCGGTGGACTTGGGCTTCCTTCAAAAAGGCCTGAGCCGGGCAAACCCCTTCCGCCTCAAGCCGCTCGGCGATCTGCCGCGCCGAGAAGCCCTCTGGAATGACGACCTTGAGCTCCTTGCGGGCCGCTCCCGACGCCAGAATCCGCAAGACTTTCGTTGCCGGCATGCTGCGCCTGAGCTCATAGGTCCCTGGCTTGAGCCTGCGGTCGGTCTTGGTGAGGGCCGCCGCGAGCTTGAATAGGCGCGCCGATCTGAGGACCCCTTTCTCCTTCAAAAGCTGGGCGGTTTGCCAGGCGGAAAGCCCGGGGGGAACGGTGACCTCGACCGGGCCGCCGGGCGAGGGATAAAGCAGCCATGCCCCGAAAACCAGGAGGCCGAGAAGGGCCGCCGCGATTAGTTTGCGCACTGATACTCGCCGAATATTTCCTTGAGGCTCTGTGTGACCTCGCCCACGGTGGCGTAGACCTCGACCGCCTCCAGGATGGCGGGCATGAGGTTCTCCCGGGATCTGGCCGTTTCCCTGACGGCCTTGAGGGCGGCCGAGACCTTCGCGTTGTCTCGCCCGCGGCGCAGGCGCTTCAAAGCCCTGACCTGCCCCGACTCGACGGAGCTTGCGATCTTCAAAATAGGCGGGATCCGCCCCTCTGTCGCATGCAGGTTGACCCCGACGATGCGCCGCCGGCCGGCGTCCAGCTCAAGCTCGTGGCGGTAGGCGGTCTCAGCGATCTCCTTGTGAAAAAACCCCTTTTCGAGAGCCGGAACCACGCCGCCCAGCTCCCGGATGCGGCTCATGAGTTCCAGGGCCTGGTCCTGCACCTGGCGCGTGAGGGCTTCCAGATAATAGGAGCCCCCGAACGGGTCGGGAGTATCGGTGAGGCCGGTCTCCAGGGCCAGGATCTGCTGGGTGCGCAAAGCCGTCATCACGGCCTGGTCGCTGGGCAAGGCCAGGGCCTCGTCGTAGGAGTTGGTGTGGAGGCTTTGCGTGCCCCCCAGAACCCCGGCCAAAGCTTGGTAGGCCACGCGGACGATATTGTTCAAGGGCTGCTGGGCCGTCAGGCTCACCCCGGCCGTTTGGCAGTGCATGGGCATCATCCACGAAATTTCCCTCTTGGCCCCGAACTCCTCCTTCATGATTTTGGCCCAGATGCCGCGCGCCGCCCGAAGCTTGGCGATCTCCTCGAAGAAGCAGTTGTGCACGTCGAAGAAGAAGGAGAGCTGAGAAGCGAAATCGTCGATGTTCAGGCCCCGTTTCACCAGGCGCAGGACGTAATCGCGGCCGTCGGCCAAGGTGAAGGCCAACTCCTGGACCGCGTCGGCTCCGGCCTCGCGTATGTGGTAGCCGGAGATGGAGATGGGGTAGAAGCGGGGCACCTCGCGCACGCAGTATTCTATGGCGTCGAGCACCAGGCGCATCGAGGGCTCGGGGGGATAAAGGTACTCGTTCTGCGCGATGTATTCCTTCAAGATGTCGTTCTGGAGTGTGCCGCGCAGGCGCTTGAAGGGCACGCCCTGCTTGCGGGCCACGGCCAAGTACATGGCCAGCAGCACCGGAGCCGGCAGATTGATGGTCATCGAGGTGGAGACCTTGGCAAGGTCTATGCCGGAGAACAGAACCTCGAAGTCCGCGAGGCTGTCCACGGCCACGCCTTCCCGGCCGACCTCGCCCAAGGAACGCGGGTCGTCGGAGTCCAGCCCCATCAAGGTCGGCAGGTCGAAGGCCGTGGAAAGCCCCGTCTCCCCGTGGGAAAGCAGGTACTTGAATCTCTCGTTGGTATCCTTCGCGGTCTTATGGCCCGCGAATTGGCGCATGGTCCAGGGGTGCAGGCGGTAGCCGCTACCCTTGAGGCCGCGAACGAAGGGGTACTGGCCGGGCCTGCCGACTTCTCCTAGGTAGTCTTGTCCCGCCAAGTCCTCCGGCCCGTACTCGAGCTTGACGGCAATTCCGGAAAGGGTCGCGGGCAAGATCTCTCCTTTCAGCACTTCCACGCTCATGGCGTCCTCCTCCGGCGCCGGATCTCCTCGCGCCGGCGTTCCATGCGCTCCTGGTCCGGCCTGGGCCTCTTCTGCGCGGGTCCGCGCCGGTCGCGCAAGCGCTGCCTTTGCAGCCGATCCTCCTTCCTGCGGCGCATCTCCTCGAAGGCGCGCCGGCGCAGGGCCCGCCTTTGGGCGGGAGGCAGGGCCTTCCACTCCTTGGCCATGCGGCGAAGGCGCTTGGGAATGGCTCTCATGAACGCGCGCTGGCGGGCAAGCCTTCTCAGAACGTAGGGCTGAAGCGGGGGCTTCCCCTCGGAGATAGAGGTCTCCTGGTTGGCTTGAAGCGTCTCCATAGCACCCGAACCGCCGCTCACCTCGACGCGCCCCTCGTCGAACACTCCCACCAGCGTCTCCTTCTCCTCGGCCGAGAACTCGACGCCGAATTCGGTTCCGCGGACCGCAGCCACGGCCGTGGGGGTGCGCACCCTCAGGCTCTGCCCAGGCAGAAGCGGCTCAAGCTTGGCAAGCAGGCTCCCGAGCCCGAGCTCGATGAGCGCGCCTCCCGGCTGGGGGGAGCTCAAAACGATTTCGGAGCCGGATTTGAGCGCGATCAGGGATTTGCCGCCGATGCCTATCTCCGCGCTGCCGTTCGGACCCGCGCTCACGCGGTCGCCGGCCTCTAGAGGAAGGCCGGCCTGGGCCGCAGCGCCCCCTGGCTCCTCCTGGGTGTAGACCGTGACCGAGCCTTGGACGTCCATGAGGCGGAAGTCCCAGCCTTCCCCGGCCGTCGCGGGCCGCGCCAAGCTCGATGCCATGATCAACCCGAGCCAGGCCCGCTTCATGTCAACGTAACCCTCACGAATTGGTGCTTGCCCACCTGCAGGATGAAGCAAGCCGGAGAGTTCACCGGCTCGTCGGTCTGCCTCTTGCCGCCATTGATCTTCACCCCGCCCTGGACGATCAGGCGCCGGGCCTCGTTGCGGGACTTGGTCCCGCCCGAGCGCAGTATCAATTCGCTCAAGGAGAGCCCCGCCGGCAAGCTCAGCTCTTTGACGGCATCGGTGGGGATTTCCCGCCTGGAGAACGTCGCCTCGAAGAATTCCCTCTCCCGCCTGCCGGCCTCGGGACCGTGGAACCTGGCCGTAAGCGCCTCGGCCAGACCTTTCTTGGCCTCCATGGGATGGCGCTTCCTGACGCTCTCGACGTCTTCGTTGGTCAGGAGCTCGTAGTAAGAAATCATCAGCTCGTCGGATATCTTCATGAGCTTGCCGAACATATCCCGGGGGGGATCATTCAATGAGATCGCGTTGCCGTAGGACTTGGACATTTTCTTGACGCCGTCCAAGCCCACCAGCAGGGGAAGGGTCATCGCCACCTGCGGCTCCTGGCCCTCGTCGCCCTGCATGCGCCGCCCCATGAGGAGATTGGTCAGCTGGTCGTTGCCCCCAAGCTCCACGTCGGCGCGAACCGCAATTGAGTCGTAGCCTTGGAAAATGGGATACAAGGTCTCCAGCATGGTCAAGGGCGAGTTGGCCCTCAGGCGTTCCTTGAAATCCTCCCGGGCCAGTATCTGCTGGACCGTGTGTCGCTTCAGGACCTCCAAAAGCCGGCCCTGCACGAAGGGCTTGAGCCAAGCCGCGTTGAAGTGGATCTCGGTCCTCCTGGAGTCCAGGATCTTGAAAGCCTGCTCCTGGTAAGTCGCGGCGTTGGCGGCAATTCGCTCCGGGCTCAAAGTCGGCCGGGTGGAGTCGCGGCCGGAGGGATCGCCGATGAGGGCGGTAAAGTCTCCTATGATGAGGACGGCGACGTGGCCTAAATCCTGGAAGGCGCGAAGCTTCATGAGCACCACGCTGTGGCCCAAATGCAGATCGGCGGAGGTCGGGTCCACGCCCAGCTTGACGCGCAGGGGCCTTCCCAGGGAAAGCTTGCGATCGAGCTCCTCCTCGCTCGCCAGAGAAACGCAGCCGCGCTTGAGATGAACTGCCGGATCCATGGTTGCCTTACCTGCTCCGCATGGAGCAACCATTTCCTGCGCTATGCTCGGTCATGGAGGGGATTCTACCTAAAATAAATCGTAGGGGTCCACGTTCAGCCTGAGCTTGGACCCAGTGGGAGCGGGATAGGCCCCAAGCCAAGCCAGGGCCCGACCCAGCTCCGCCTCCGACAGCTTGAGCAGGATGTGGAAGCGAAACTTGCCCAAGGCCAGACGCACCACCGCGGGAGCCGGGCCAAGGACCCGTTCGCCAAGCCCCAGCTCATCGCGCAGCCTTCTGGCGCAGTCCCGTGCCGCCTGCTCGACATCCTCTTGCCGGGCGCCGCTCCAGAGGGCCCTGAGCAAAATCGAAAACGGGGGATAACCCAACTCTCGGCGCGAGCCCAGCTCCGCTTCCGCGAAAGCCGCGTAATCCCCGTTGAGCGTTCCGAGAATGGCGATATGGTCGGGCTCGAGGGTTTGCAGGAGCACCTCTCCCTTCTTCTCGGCGCGGCCCGAGCGGCCGGCCACTTGGGCTAAGAGCTGCATGGTCCTCTCGGAGGCCCTGAAGTCGGGCATGTGGATCATGGTGTCGGCGTCCACCACGCCCACCAAGGTCACCTCCGGAAAATGGAAACTCTTGGCCACGAGCTTGGTGCCGACGAGGATGTCGGCCTCTCCCGCCTTGAAGCGCTCGTAGAGGCGAGACTCCGCCGAACCCTCCTTAGAGACGGTGTCGCGGTCCATGCGCAGAACCCGGGTCCCTGGCAGGCGCGCCTTGAGTTCGGCCACGACCTTCTGGGTCCCGACTCCCGAGACGCGCAGGGCCTGGGCCTTGCACCGCGAGCATTCCGCGCGGAAGTCGGACTTGCGGCTGCAGTGGTGGCAGACGAGCCAATAGCCTCCCTCGGGATTCTGGTGCTGGATCTTGGCCACCCCGCAGGAGGAGCAGCGGTCGACCCACCCGCACTTGCCGCACATGACCAAGGTGGAAAAGCCCCGGCGGTTGACCAGAAGGATGGACTGCTCGCGGTTCTTGAGGCGCTCCTTGATCTTCTCCACAAGCTCCTCGGAAAGGCAGCCCGCCTTGGGCTTGGCCACGACCTGGACGGCGGGACGGGGCACTCCGGAAACGCGCTCGGGCATGGGCAGGAGCTCCCAATCGCCCCGCCGCGCGCGCTCCCAGCTCTCAAGGGAGGGAGTGGCCGAGCCGAGAACGGCGAGCGCTGCGAAACGCCTGGCTCTCTCGATGGCCACCTCTCGGGCGTGATACAGGGGGGACTGCCCTTCCTGCTTGAACGACTCGTCCTGCTCCTCATCGATGACCACCAGGCGCAGGTCCTGGAAGGGCAGGAGGCAGGCCGAGCGGGCCCCGACCACGACTCGGACTTGGCCCATCCTCAAACCCCACCAGGCCTGGCGGCGTTGGCGCACGGGAATCTCGCTGTGCCAGAGCACCACGGGGACCTCGAGGGCGGCTTGGAATTCCCCGAAAAAAGGGGCAGTGAGGGCTATCTCGGGAAGAAGGAACAGGACCTGGCCCTGCCGGGAAACGGCCTGGCGTATGAGACGCAGATAAACCTCGGTCTTGCCCGAGGCCGGCACCCCGTAGAGCAGTGAAACATGGGGTTTTCTTTCCTTGAGCCTTTCTGCAAGAGAGTCGAGAGCCCGGCTTTGACTGGCGGTGAGCGTGAAGCCCTTCCCGGCTGATTCCCGGACCGCCGGGAAAGAAAGAGCGCCTCCCGGCAAGGGCTGCTTGATGAAACTCGGCAGAACGGCCTTGACGCACTCCCCGATAGGAGCGGCGTAGCGCCGCGAAATCCAAACGGCCGCCTCCAAGAGCTCGGGGGTGAGCGCGGGCTCGGCCTCGAGCGAGGCCTCGAGCGCCTTGAGCTTCCTCTCCGGCTCCCCCTCGAAAACGCAAAGAACGGTCCCCACGGCTCGCCGGGGCCCGAAGGGGGCTCGCACCCGCATCCCGGGGCTCACGGGAAGGTCCTCTGGGACCTGGTAATGAAAGCCTCGGTGAAGGGGAACCGGAAACGCGACCTCGGCGATGCGCATAATCGTCTATTTGAAGGCGGTGAAGACGAAATGGGGCGGAATATTTCGGATCTCGAACTCGGTCTTGACCCGCTTGAAATAATCCTTGAGAAGGGGGATGAGGTGGGTTGTCACCTGATAAGCCACGAAGCGCCCGCCGGGCTTCAAGAGCTCGGCGGTCTTGACCAGGAACTCGTGGCGCCCCCTGCCGGAGAGGAAGGCGAATGGGATGCCGGAAACGATCACGTCGGCGCGCGCGACGCCGAAGCGCCTGGCGATGGCCTCGATGCCGCGCACGTCGCCCTGGCAGGTCTTGAGCCTGGGGTCCGAGAGACGCTTCAAGGAGGCGAAAAGACTCCGGTTGAGTTCGATGGCAAGCATGGAGCCGCCCGCGGGAAGGTTATCCAGTATTTTCTTGGTCAGGACCCCGTCCGCCGCCCCGTACTCGATAACCACGGGGCCGGGACTCTTCAAGTCCATGGCCCTGATGACTCTGGCGGCCAGGTATTTGCTGCTGGGAGTCACCGAGGCCACGCCCTTGTCGTCCATGAAATATTTGAAATAGGAAAACAGCTTCTCGTCGGCCGCGGAGTCGTCCCTGAAGAATCCGCGGACCTTGGAGGGCTTCACGACAGCTCCAGCTCCTGCTTCAGGCTTTTCATGTCGGTCCAAACGTCCTTTTTGAGTTCGGGATTGCGCAGGAGCGCGGCCGGATGGAAGGTGGGCAAAAGCTTGATCGCGGTCGGCGCGCCCTGCGGCAGATAAGACTGCCATTGCCCGCGGATCTTCGTGATCTGGATCTCGCCGCCCAGAATGGCCCGCGCGGCCACCGCGCCCAAGGTCACCAGCACTCGCGGAGAGATGACTCGGATTTGCTCGTCGAGATAGGGGCGGCAGGCCGCCATCTCCTCGGGGCTCGGCGGGCGGTCGTTGCCGCGGGCCTCGGGATCGGAAGGGTCCTTCATAGGATGGCACTTGACCACGTTGGCGATAAAGACCGTCCGGCGCGAAAGCCCTATGGCGGCCAGTATCTTGTCCAAGAGTTGGCCCGATCTCCCCACGAACGGCTCGCCCCGGTGGTCCTCGGAAAACCCAGGTCCTTCCCCGATGAAGATGACGCGCGCCTCGGCAGAGCCCACCCCGGGCACGGCCTGTATCCTCTGCGAGCCCAGGGGGCATCCCCGGCAGGCTTGGACGCGCGCGGCCAAGGCCTCCAGGGCCGCGGCCCGGTCCGAAGGAGCCGGCGCCGGGCCAGGGCTTATGTCGGACTCGTCGGCCAGCGCGGCACGTTTCTTGAGGGAACGGCTCAGCTCCAGTAATTCGTCCTTCACAGCAAAACCTCCGCCGCCGCTAAAATAGCCCGGGCCAGGGCGTCCTTGGATTGTTCTGGCAGGGACCGGACCCAGCCGTCTCGCCTCAGAATCGAGGCTTTGGACCTGTCTCCTCCCAAGGAGGAAGGGCCGTTAAACACGACAAGGTCTAGGCCCTTGCGCCTCATCTTCTCTCGAGCCGCCTCCAGACCCGCGCGCGTCTGGAGGGCAAAGCCAACCACGATCGGGCGGCCCTGAGAAGACTTGCGGCCCGCCACCGCTTTGATGATATCTGGATTCGGGATCAAAGTCAAACGCAGGGGCTCCGGGCCCCGCTTGATCTTATGGGCACGGCGCGCGGCGAACCTCCAGTCCGACACCGCCGCGGCTCCTATGACCAAATCCGCTCCGGGCAGGCGCGCCAAAACCTCCCTGAGCATATCAAGGCCCGTGAGAACGCGAACCACCTCGACCCCCTTGGGCGCGGGAACGCAAGAAGGCCCGCTCACCACCGTCACGCGCGCGCCACGTTTTATCGCCTGGCGCGCCAAGGCCCAGCCCATCCTCCCGGAGGAGGCGTTGGTCATGAAGCGGATGGGATCGAGGAATTCACGGGTGGGACCGGAGGTGATGAGAAGGCGCAGCCCGCGCATCTCAGCGCCGGCAGGCGCGCGCGACTATTTCCACGGGCTCCAGGAGCCGACCCCAGCCGCTCTTGCCACTGGCCAACTCGCCTTTGCCGGGCCCCCAGACCCGATAGCCGAACTTCTTGATCCGGCGCAGATTCTCTTGGGTCGCGGGGTGGGTCCACATCTCCTCGTCCATGGCGGGGCAAACCGCCACCGGAGCCCTCGTGGCCAGGATCAAGCCGTCCAAAAGGCCCTCGGCGCGGCCGCAGGCCAGGCGCGCCATGAAATCCGCCGAGGCGGGCGCCACCACGACCCGGTCCGCCCAGCTGGCCAGGGAAAGATGCGCCATGTCCCACAAGGCGGGATCATGCATATTCTGAGCCACCGGATTGCGCGAGAGCGCTGCCAAAGTCATGGGAGTGATGAACTGCGCGCCTCCCGGAGTCAGCACGCAGCGCACTTGGCAGCCGCGCTTGACCAGGCCCCGCGCTATTTCGGCGGATTTGTAGGCCGCGATGCTGCCCGTCACGCCCAGGACAACGCGAAGGGGGGATTTCGGCAAGGCCGTGGGACTCTCAGTTCTTGGACTTGGCCTCGACCCCATTAGGAGCCTCGGAGGCCTCGGCGGGGGCGCTGGCCATGGCCTTCTTGAGATCCTTCCAGTCCACCTCGCCGCCCAGGACATCCCTCAAGGACAAATCCAACAGCTCGTTGGAAGTCAGATGGCGATTCTCTTCCTTGCGCCGGAGAACCTTGGCCCATTGGGCCGCCAAGGGAATGGCCGCGTACTTCTCGCCTTGGTAGTTCAGGATGATCTCTTCGACCGGCTTGGGCTCCTTGTGCGCCTTGGCCGCGTTTTCCTTCTTGCTCATCGTTCCTCCGTTGGGGTCAAAGCCGGGACCCTGCCGTCACGAAATCCGGAAATTCCTGGCGGCTGACCTTGAGGCTTTCCGCCGTCAGGATGCTCTCGACCTGCGCCACCGCCTGTTCGAGATTGTCGTTGATCACGAAATAATCGAACTCCTTGACCGCGGCAAGCTCGCCCCTGGAGTTGGCCAGCCTCTTGCTCGCCGACTCCGCGTCCTCCCGCCGCGCCGCCAAGCGGTCCCTGAGAGACTCCAGGGAGGGAGGGGCTAGGAACACCAGGATCGAGTCCGGGATCTTTCTGCGGACGGCGGCCGCGCCCTGAACATCGATGGCGAGCAGGACTTGGTGTCCGGCCTTGATCTGCGCCTCTATGAATTGCCGGGGAGTGCCGTAGTACTCGTCGTGGACCATAGCCCACTCGAGGAAGTAGTTGCCCTGGATCTTCTTCTTGAACTCCTCCCGGGTCAGAAAGAAATAATGCTTGCCGTGCCGCTCCCCGTGCCTAGGGGAGCGGGTCGTGCATGAGACCGAGCAGCGAAGATCCTTGCGCTTCTGAAGCAGTTTGCGGGCGATGGTGGATTTACCCGTCCCGGAGGGAGCCGAGATCACGGCCAGAGTCCCTTTTGGCATCAACTTTCATTTTAGCAAATAATGGCGCCGCAGACAAATTTTATTGAAAATGCTACCTTGGACTCATGAACAGGCCCCGCCTGGAGCTGATTTGCGTGGGTTCCGAACTCCTGAACGGGCATTTGAACACGCACCAAAGCTACATAAGCCTCCGGCTCAAATCCGCTGGGCTAGAACTTTCCAAGGCCTCGACTTTGCCGGATGACTTGCCGAGCTTGCGCGAGGAGATCAGGGCCTGCCTCAAGCGCTGCGACGCCCTGCTCCTCTGCGGAGGCTTGGGCCCGACATTCGATGACGTGACGCGCCAGGCCGCGGCGGAGGCCCTAGGACGAAAACTCGTCTACCGGCCCGCCCTTTACTCGGAAATCAGGAAAAAATTCCGCCGCCACCGCATGGCAGCACCCCGGGAAAACCGGCGCCAGGCCTACGTCATCGAGGGAGCCGAGGTTCTCCCCAACGGGACCGGCTCGGCTCCAGGGCAGCTGCTGGCCGTCCCGAGGGAAAAGATGCCGTGGCCCCAGGCCGTGGCTTTGATGCCCGGCCCCTTTGCCGAGCTTTCGCCCATGTTCGAATCGAGGGTGCTCGGCTTCCTGCGCAAGACCTACGGGCGGGGCATTTTCGCGCGCCACTTGGTCGCGCACCTCTCCGGCCTTCCCGAATCCGTGGCCGACCAGCGCCTGGCGTTTCTCACGAAGAATCCCCGTCCAGGGGAGGCCTTCACCATCTTGGCCTCGGCGGGCCAGGTGGATTTCCACGCCACGACCACTGCCGCGACGCCCGGCCTCAGCCGGAAACTCCTGGAGCGCATAAGGCAAGGCCTTTACGCGGCGGTCGGCCCCCGCATCTTCGCGGAAGGTTCCGAGACCTTGGAATCCACCGTGGGCCGCCTGCTTAAGAGGAGGGGCCAAACCTTGGCGACGGCGGAATCCTGCACCGGCGGCCTCTTGGGGGCGCGGCTCACCTCGACGGCGGGGAGCTCATCCTATTTCCTTGGAGGAATCGTGGCTTACTCCAACGAGCTCAAGACGCGACTCCTCGGGGTCCGCCCGGAAACTTTGGCCAGACGCGGCACGGTCTCGAGCGCCTGCGCGCGGGAGATGGCGGAGTCGGTCCGGCGCATGGCCCGGGCCTCTTGGGGGCTGTCGATCACGGGCATCGCGGGCCCCGGCGGCGGCACGCCCGATAAACCGATCGGCCTCGTCTTCGTCGGGCTCTGCGGAGGCGAGGGGAAGGGCAAGCACTCCCGCGCCTGGAAGCTGTCCCTGTCTGGAGAAAGGGAAACCATACGCCAAAGGGCGGCCGGCGCGGCCCTCCACTTATTGCTGAGCGAACTCAATGCCCAAGCGCAAGAATAGCGCCTCCATGCGCGAGGCCCTCCAAGGAACCCGCCAGCGGCTTCGCGCCATAGTCGAGAACTCCCCGATCATCCTCTGGCTCATAGACCTAGACGGCGTCATCACCTTGTGCGAGGGCAAGGGCCTCGAAAGCCTGGGATTTAAGTCCGGCGAACTTGCCGGCCAATCCATCTTCGAGCTCTGCCGAGACTATCCCCTGATCCTGGCCCAAGTCCGGCGCGCGCTCAAAGGCGAGGATTTCACCGCCGCCATGGAGTACAAGGGCGTGATTTACGAGACCCGCTATTATCCGCACCGCGATTCAAAGAGCCGGCGCGGAGGCGTCATCGGGATTTCGACCGAGATCACCGAGCGAGTCAAGGCCGAGCAGCTCTTGCGCCGCCAAGCCGCGGCGATGAAGGCCTCGATGGATGGCATCGCCATCATCGCCGACAGCGGGCGCGTCGTCTATTTGAACGACGCCTACGCGGCGATCTACGGCTATGAGCGGGCCAGCGAGCTCCTGGGCAAATCTTGGCATAGGCTTTGCGGCGAGGAGGACCTCAAGCGCCTGGCCGCCGAGATCATGCCGGCCGTCAAGAATCAAGGCCACTGGCACGGAGAGGCCGCTGGGCGAAAGAAGGACTCGACCCTGTTCCCCCAGGAAATCTCGCTGACACGCATCGAGGGAGGGGGATTGGTGTGCGTGGTAAGGGACGCCACCCAGCGCAAGCAGGCCGAGGAGGATCACGGGAGGCTCCTCAAGCTCGAGCAAATCGCCCGCACGGAGGCGGAAGCCGCCAGCCGCGCCAAGGACGACTTCCTGGCCGTCGTCTCCCACGAGCTGCGCACTCCCATGACCGCGATCATGGGCTGGATGAAGCTCCTGCGCTCGGGAGAGCTCTCACCGAAGGACTCCGAAAGGGCCATGAACATCATCGAACGCAACATGCAGCTGCAGTCCCAGATCATCGAGGACCTTCTCGACATCTCCAGCATCGTCACCGGCAAGACCCACATAGAGCCGGAGGCCCTGGAGCTCAAGGCCTGCCTGCAATCCGCCCTGGAAACCGTGCGGGCCATGGCCGAGGCGCGGCGCGTGACGTTGGAGATGCGCGTCGAGTCAGAGCCCCGGGCGGCCGGGGACGCGGCGAGACTCCA of Elusimicrobiota bacterium contains these proteins:
- the priA gene encoding primosomal protein N', which produces MRIAEVAFPVPLHRGFHYQVPEDLPVSPGMRVRAPFGPRRAVGTVLCVFEGEPERKLKALEASLEAEPALTPELLEAAVWISRRYAAPIGECVKAVLPSFIKQPLPGGALSFPAVRESAGKGFTLTASQSRALDSLAERLKERKPHVSLLYGVPASGKTEVYLRLIRQAVSRQGQVLFLLPEIALTAPFFGEFQAALEVPVVLWHSEIPVRQRRQAWWGLRMGQVRVVVGARSACLLPFQDLRLVVIDEEQDESFKQEGQSPLYHAREVAIERARRFAALAVLGSATPSLESWERARRGDWELLPMPERVSGVPRPAVQVVAKPKAGCLSEELVEKIKERLKNREQSILLVNRRGFSTLVMCGKCGWVDRCSSCGVAKIQHQNPEGGYWLVCHHCSRKSDFRAECSRCKAQALRVSGVGTQKVVAELKARLPGTRVLRMDRDTVSKEGSAESRLYERFKAGEADILVGTKLVAKSFHFPEVTLVGVVDADTMIHMPDFRASERTMQLLAQVAGRSGRAEKKGEVLLQTLEPDHIAILGTLNGDYAAFAEAELGSRRELGYPPFSILLRALWSGARQEDVEQAARDCARRLRDELGLGERVLGPAPAVVRLALGKFRFHILLKLSEAELGRALAWLGAYPAPTGSKLRLNVDPYDLF
- a CDS encoding uracil-DNA glycosylase — translated: MSPGPAPAPSDRAAALEALAARVQACRGCPLGSQRIQAVPGVGSAEARVIFIGEGPGFSEDHRGEPFVGRSGQLLDKILAAIGLSRRTVFIANVVKCHPMKDPSDPEARGNDRPPSPEEMAACRPYLDEQIRVISPRVLVTLGAVAARAILGGEIQITKIRGQWQSYLPQGAPTAIKLLPTFHPAALLRNPELKKDVWTDMKSLKQELELS
- the gmk gene encoding guanylate kinase, producing the protein MPKGTLAVISAPSGTGKSTIARKLLQKRKDLRCSVSCTTRSPRHGERHGKHYFFLTREEFKKKIQGNYFLEWAMVHDEYYGTPRQFIEAQIKAGHQVLLAIDVQGAAAVRRKIPDSILVFLAPPSLESLRDRLAARREDAESASKRLANSRGELAAVKEFDYFVINDNLEQAVAQVESILTAESLKVSRQEFPDFVTAGSRL
- a CDS encoding CinA family nicotinamide mononucleotide deamidase-related protein is translated as MNRPRLELICVGSELLNGHLNTHQSYISLRLKSAGLELSKASTLPDDLPSLREEIRACLKRCDALLLCGGLGPTFDDVTRQAAAEALGRKLVYRPALYSEIRKKFRRHRMAAPRENRRQAYVIEGAEVLPNGTGSAPGQLLAVPREKMPWPQAVALMPGPFAELSPMFESRVLGFLRKTYGRGIFARHLVAHLSGLPESVADQRLAFLTKNPRPGEAFTILASAGQVDFHATTTAATPGLSRKLLERIRQGLYAAVGPRIFAEGSETLESTVGRLLKRRGQTLATAESCTGGLLGARLTSTAGSSSYFLGGIVAYSNELKTRLLGVRPETLARRGTVSSACAREMAESVRRMARASWGLSITGIAGPGGGTPDKPIGLVFVGLCGGEGKGKHSRAWKLSLSGERETIRQRAAGAALHLLLSELNAQAQE